One Maribacter cobaltidurans genomic window carries:
- a CDS encoding TonB-dependent receptor has protein sequence MIRIVLVIMLLFLGMGTTFAQEGPYTFVNTPLKEVMLNLETRNNLKFSFAEDLVADKTVSLQIETIDITGLLDILEAQTGLRFEQLDQNQIIVSPIGVGDEICLSLLDNETKLPISYSTVIIDSTEFIASDKKGFVRFNGDDLSNVLIKVSGYEAAIIQKRDYCQQVYLSPKYSELEGVVVTGYITTGIDRNTNGSITLGKKPLGLLPGLTTPDILQSIQVIPGVTSLDESASDIQIHGGSSDQNLVLFDNIRIFNTGYLYGMLSRFNPYATQNATVYKSGTSPVYGDRISGVIDIRTDENLVQNTSGGFGLDGLSFDGYLKTPLNPKASLFVYGRRAYTDFYQSPTYEGFAKKIFDNTGITKYRYGNPLNINTDNEYTPETSTNEFKFYDVNAKYIYQPSLKDQIEVSALMTRNKTYFSFLNSGEISSDSLATGNGGISAAWTHTSSPSQTDEIVAYFSSYDSQYDNVEYLDQTLEEANTRANRISDIGLSIRSERNLSNGNELRFGYQLSNTKLEVNLSENSMVDGETEINLNSEESNFKNALFGEYLFKFKNGSHVDLGLRTVHYGSLGNIYLEPRLNSELAFSNSLRLYAGIERRNQPVSQIIEFNQTELRLENNLWRLSDNNEYPLLQSNQISMGLLYHKNGWTLDVEGYVRKLIGLTSFSQGFNLPQPFLSSGQSSVVGADVLVKKRIEDYRLWLGYTFNTIEYTFDEINDGDFPGNNDITHNFRISNSLKLLNLELSLGWQYRTGKPLTPIETYNEETGTVTFGAVNSIRLPSYHRLDASLTYDMELNQRGGRVQFGFSALNLYDRRIPLSIVYRVMQENEVLKLEQAIHRKSLGFTPNMNLRFFF, from the coding sequence ATGATTCGTATTGTATTGGTAATAATGCTGTTATTCCTAGGCATGGGAACAACCTTTGCCCAGGAAGGACCATACACTTTTGTGAACACCCCTCTAAAGGAAGTTATGCTGAATTTGGAGACCAGAAACAACCTCAAATTTTCCTTCGCAGAAGATTTGGTTGCGGACAAAACGGTTTCATTACAAATTGAAACAATAGACATCACCGGTCTTTTGGACATATTGGAAGCTCAAACGGGACTCAGGTTTGAGCAACTTGACCAAAACCAAATTATAGTAAGCCCTATTGGGGTTGGCGACGAGATTTGTCTATCATTACTGGATAATGAAACAAAATTGCCCATTAGTTATTCTACGGTCATCATTGACTCTACAGAATTTATTGCCTCAGACAAAAAGGGCTTTGTGAGGTTTAATGGCGATGACCTGTCCAATGTCCTCATTAAAGTAAGTGGTTATGAAGCGGCCATCATTCAAAAAAGGGACTATTGCCAACAAGTCTACCTTTCCCCAAAATATAGCGAGTTGGAAGGAGTCGTAGTCACAGGGTATATAACCACGGGAATAGACCGTAATACCAATGGCTCCATTACCTTGGGCAAGAAACCTTTAGGATTGTTGCCAGGGCTAACCACCCCTGATATTTTACAAAGCATCCAAGTTATCCCCGGGGTTACCAGTTTGGACGAATCCGCTTCGGATATACAGATTCATGGAGGATCTTCCGACCAAAACCTGGTCTTGTTCGATAATATCAGGATTTTTAATACGGGCTATCTATATGGTATGCTCTCCAGGTTCAACCCCTATGCCACTCAAAACGCCACTGTATATAAATCAGGGACAAGCCCAGTATATGGAGACAGAATCTCAGGCGTTATCGATATCAGAACGGATGAAAACCTTGTTCAAAACACCTCCGGAGGTTTTGGGCTGGACGGTCTGAGTTTTGATGGTTACCTCAAAACACCCTTGAACCCTAAGGCATCACTATTTGTTTACGGTAGAAGGGCCTATACCGACTTTTACCAAAGTCCCACCTATGAAGGCTTTGCTAAAAAAATATTTGACAATACCGGAATAACAAAATATCGTTACGGAAATCCATTAAACATTAACACGGATAATGAATATACCCCTGAAACCAGCACCAATGAATTTAAGTTCTATGATGTAAATGCGAAATATATCTATCAACCTTCCTTAAAGGATCAAATAGAGGTAAGCGCCCTGATGACACGTAATAAAACCTATTTTTCATTTTTGAATTCCGGGGAAATTAGCAGTGATTCATTAGCCACAGGTAATGGTGGAATAAGTGCGGCTTGGACACATACATCCTCACCCTCGCAGACAGATGAAATCGTGGCCTATTTTTCGTCCTATGATTCCCAATATGACAATGTGGAGTATTTGGACCAAACATTGGAAGAAGCCAATACTAGGGCCAATAGAATAAGTGACATAGGTCTTTCCATAAGGTCGGAAAGAAACCTATCCAATGGGAACGAATTGAGGTTTGGTTATCAATTATCCAATACCAAATTGGAAGTAAATCTAAGTGAAAATTCTATGGTTGATGGCGAAACCGAAATAAATCTCAATTCCGAGGAAAGCAATTTTAAAAATGCCTTATTTGGGGAGTATCTTTTTAAATTCAAGAACGGAAGCCATGTTGACCTAGGCCTACGTACAGTTCACTATGGTAGCCTAGGCAATATTTATTTGGAGCCTAGATTGAATTCAGAATTAGCGTTTTCCAATTCTCTTCGACTTTATGCCGGAATCGAAAGAAGAAATCAGCCAGTTTCACAAATTATAGAATTCAACCAAACAGAACTGCGTTTGGAAAACAACCTTTGGAGGCTATCGGACAATAATGAATATCCACTTTTACAGAGCAATCAAATTTCAATGGGTCTTCTTTATCATAAAAATGGTTGGACCCTGGATGTGGAGGGGTATGTCAGAAAGCTTATCGGACTTACTAGTTTTAGTCAGGGATTCAATTTACCCCAGCCTTTCCTTTCCAGTGGCCAAAGTTCCGTTGTGGGAGCGGATGTACTTGTCAAAAAAAGAATTGAGGACTATAGGCTATGGCTAGGCTACACTTTCAATACTATTGAATATACCTTTGATGAGATTAATGATGGTGATTTTCCCGGCAATAACGATATCACACATAATTTTAGAATTTCGAATAGTTTAAAACTTTTGAATCTTGAGCTTTCATTAGGTTGGCAATATAGGACTGGAAAACCTTTGACCCCCATAGAAACCTATAATGAAGAAACCGGTACCGTTACATTTGGGGCTGTAAACAGTATAAGACTTCCCTCGTATCACAGACTCGACGCATCATTAACCTATGATATGGAATTGAACCAAAGGGGAGGCAGGGTTCAATTTGGATTTTCTGCCCTCAACCTATATGACCGAAGAATACCGCTATCCATTGTATATAGGGTCATGCAAGAAAATGAAGTATTAAAATTGGAACAAGCCATTCACAGAAAGTCATTGGGCTTTACCCCAAATATGAATTTACGGTTTTTCTTTTAG
- a CDS encoding sodium:solute symporter yields MQTLDTFDWVAIVFYFLILLGIAVWVIRKKEDNTEDYFLAGRNVGWFVVGASIFASNIGSEHVVGLAGAGASDKLPMLIYEIHAWIVLILGWVFLPFYARSGVFTMPEFLEKRFDARSRWVLSIFSIVAYVLTKISVTIYAGGVVVSALLGIDFWTGAIATVILTGIYTVLGGMRAVVYTETLQAVLLVLGAAVLTYLGLEKVGGWGSLVETVKPEYLNMWRPPSDPDFPWPSLVISSTIVGIWYWCTDQYIVQRALTAKNIKEGRRGTIFGAVMKLMPVFLFLIPGVIALALKMKGELHWDSPDEAFPVLMSNVLPSGLRGLVAAGLLAALMSSLASVFNSVSTLFTVDIYKKLRPNTPEKKLVRTGQLATVVVVFIGIIWIPIMANISGVLYEYLQSVQSYIAPPITAVFLLGIFHKRINGLGAFATLIMGIIVAAIRIVLELIKGDLDPDGFLYKMGSMNFLTFGAWFFLVCVVFAVVTSFFAPAPSAEQVANLTFGTISEEEKSKNKNSYNWKDIVISILVLAVVVGVMIFFNGK; encoded by the coding sequence ATGCAAACACTTGATACTTTTGACTGGGTAGCCATTGTATTTTACTTTTTAATCCTTCTGGGAATAGCCGTGTGGGTCATCAGAAAAAAAGAGGATAATACGGAAGACTATTTTTTGGCCGGCCGTAATGTAGGCTGGTTCGTAGTGGGTGCTTCCATTTTTGCGTCCAACATTGGTTCAGAACATGTGGTGGGTCTTGCAGGAGCTGGGGCCAGCGATAAGCTCCCTATGTTGATATATGAAATCCACGCCTGGATCGTATTGATTCTAGGTTGGGTGTTCCTTCCTTTTTATGCCCGTAGTGGTGTGTTCACCATGCCTGAGTTTTTGGAAAAACGGTTTGATGCCCGCTCTCGCTGGGTATTGTCCATCTTTTCCATTGTGGCGTATGTACTGACGAAAATATCCGTTACTATTTATGCTGGTGGGGTCGTAGTTTCCGCTTTATTGGGAATCGACTTTTGGACAGGAGCTATCGCCACGGTAATATTAACCGGTATTTATACCGTTTTGGGTGGAATGCGAGCCGTAGTTTATACAGAAACACTTCAGGCCGTTCTCTTGGTCTTGGGAGCTGCGGTTCTTACCTATTTAGGTCTTGAAAAAGTAGGGGGATGGGGTAGTCTGGTAGAAACCGTAAAGCCGGAATATTTGAATATGTGGAGACCACCTAGTGACCCGGATTTTCCTTGGCCTTCCTTGGTGATTTCCAGTACCATCGTTGGAATTTGGTATTGGTGTACCGACCAGTACATCGTGCAAAGGGCATTGACCGCAAAAAATATAAAAGAAGGTAGAAGGGGTACCATTTTTGGGGCCGTTATGAAACTGATGCCCGTATTCCTGTTCCTAATTCCAGGGGTCATCGCCTTGGCTTTAAAAATGAAGGGAGAATTACATTGGGACTCCCCGGATGAAGCATTTCCCGTATTGATGAGCAATGTGTTGCCTTCTGGTTTGCGAGGTCTTGTAGCTGCCGGTCTATTGGCGGCCTTGATGAGTTCATTGGCCTCGGTATTTAACTCGGTATCCACATTATTTACTGTAGATATTTATAAAAAATTAAGACCCAATACCCCAGAAAAGAAATTGGTGCGTACAGGTCAGTTGGCCACTGTAGTAGTGGTTTTTATAGGTATTATTTGGATACCTATCATGGCGAATATTTCCGGGGTACTTTATGAATATTTACAGAGCGTACAATCTTATATTGCCCCTCCGATAACTGCCGTGTTCCTTTTAGGTATTTTTCACAAGCGAATTAATGGTTTAGGAGCTTTTGCTACATTGATTATGGGTATTATCGTTGCTGCCATCCGAATCGTTTTGGAATTGATAAAGGGAGATTTGGATCCCGATGGATTTTTGTACAAAATGGGTAGCATGAACTTTTTGACCTTTGGGGCCTGGTTCTTTTTGGTATGTGTGGTATTTGCAGTGGTGACCAGTTTTTTTGCTCCGGCACCATCGGCCGAGCAGGTGGCCAACTTAACCTTTGGAACCATTAGCGAAGAAGAAAAAAGTAAAAATAAAAATAGTTACAATTGGAAGGACATTGTTATCTCCATATTGGTTTTAGCAGTAGTAGTCGGTGTTATGATATTTTTCAATGGAAAGTAA
- a CDS encoding aldose epimerase family protein produces the protein MKRVTNLFYAIALLSTVAINVNCKGKTENKKNVEMPEETIETVTITQSDYGETQDGEKVTMFSLKNEGGIEVDIITYGGRITSLRTPDKDGNMENVVLGFDDLAQYEKDNPFFGALIGRYGNRIAKGKFSIGEEDYTLAQNNGENSLHGGIKGFDKQVWDAKTEEGNDSVSLILTYLSKDMEEGFPGNLSTTVTYTLHNNNSLDVLYEATTDKATVVNLTQHAYFNLSGDFSNTILDHVVEIDADAYLPVDSGLIPTGELRPVEGTPFDFREPKTVGQDISEENEQLKLGGGYDHCWVLNDQQAGFRKVASAYHPATGRFLEVSTDEPGIQFYTGNFLDGTLPAPNNGIYGKRSGLCLETQHYPDSPNQEEFPSVVLNPGEKYVTKTTFKLTTK, from the coding sequence ATGAAACGAGTAACCAATTTATTCTATGCAATCGCATTATTGTCTACAGTTGCAATTAACGTGAATTGCAAAGGGAAAACAGAAAATAAAAAGAACGTGGAAATGCCAGAAGAAACAATTGAAACAGTAACGATAACACAAAGTGATTATGGAGAAACGCAGGATGGTGAAAAAGTGACTATGTTTTCGCTTAAAAATGAGGGAGGAATTGAGGTGGATATTATCACCTACGGTGGTAGGATTACCTCTTTGAGAACCCCAGACAAGGATGGAAACATGGAAAATGTAGTCCTAGGCTTTGATGATTTGGCCCAATATGAAAAGGACAATCCTTTCTTTGGGGCATTAATCGGAAGATATGGCAACCGTATTGCTAAAGGAAAGTTCAGCATTGGTGAAGAAGACTACACCTTGGCACAAAACAATGGGGAAAATAGCTTGCATGGAGGTATAAAAGGTTTTGATAAGCAAGTTTGGGATGCCAAGACCGAGGAGGGAAACGATTCTGTCTCGTTGATATTAACATATTTAAGTAAAGACATGGAAGAGGGCTTTCCCGGAAACCTAAGTACCACGGTAACCTACACCCTACACAATAATAATTCCTTGGATGTACTCTATGAAGCTACAACGGATAAGGCCACCGTGGTGAACCTTACGCAGCACGCCTATTTTAATTTATCGGGAGATTTTTCCAACACTATTTTGGACCATGTAGTTGAAATTGACGCGGATGCATATTTACCGGTTGATAGTGGTCTGATCCCTACCGGAGAGTTGAGGCCGGTTGAAGGAACTCCTTTTGATTTTAGGGAACCCAAGACGGTAGGTCAGGATATTTCCGAAGAGAACGAACAATTAAAATTGGGAGGCGGTTATGATCACTGTTGGGTATTGAACGATCAACAGGCGGGTTTTAGAAAAGTGGCAAGCGCTTATCACCCTGCAACTGGTAGATTTTTGGAGGTCTCCACGGATGAGCCGGGTATTCAGTTCTATACTGGAAATTTCTTGGACGGCACACTTCCGGCCCCAAATAATGGAATTTACGGTAAAAGGAGCGGACTTTGTTTGGAGACCCAACATTACCCAGATTCTCCAAATCAAGAGGAATTCCCCTCAGTGGTATTAAATCCTGGGGAAAAATATGTTACGAAAACAACATTTAAATTAACGACCAAATAA
- the araA gene encoding L-arabinose isomerase, whose product MAEKEIWFVTGSQHLYGPETLNQVAENSQEIVKGLNASKHIPIQIVYKPTVKTPQEITDVCLEASSNKNCIGIITWMHTFSPAKMWIKGLSVLNKPLCHLHTQFNAEVPWESIDMDFMNLNQSAHGDREFGHIMTRMRKNRKIVVGHWQTERVQQKLGNWMRVALGWYEFQNLKVARLGDNMREVAVTEGDKVEAQYRFGFSVNGYDSSDVIAHMEKLSQEDIDALVQEYEDSYKLSDKLKVGGEQRQSLVEAAKIELGLRSFLEEGNFTAFTDTFENLGELKQLPGIATQRLMADGYGFGAEGDWKTSALLRALKVMASDMEGGTSFMEDYTYHFTPEKSYVMGSHMLEICPSIADGKPSCEVHPLGIGGKEDPVRLVFNSPAGPAINVSLVDLGNRFRLIVNEVEAVEPMGKLPNLPVARVLWDAHPNLEVAATGWILAGGAHHTVYTQALTTEFIEDFAEMAGIELVVIDKDTTIRNLKDQLNANEAYFHLFKNNM is encoded by the coding sequence ATGGCAGAGAAGGAAATTTGGTTTGTAACGGGAAGCCAACATTTATATGGACCTGAGACATTAAATCAGGTAGCTGAAAATTCACAGGAAATAGTTAAGGGCTTAAATGCCTCCAAACATATACCAATTCAAATAGTTTATAAGCCAACGGTAAAGACCCCTCAAGAAATTACAGATGTCTGCTTGGAAGCAAGTTCAAATAAAAATTGCATCGGTATTATTACTTGGATGCATACGTTCTCTCCTGCTAAAATGTGGATTAAGGGATTGAGCGTATTGAACAAACCCTTATGCCACCTACATACACAGTTCAATGCGGAAGTACCATGGGAGTCCATAGACATGGACTTTATGAACTTGAACCAATCCGCACACGGAGATCGGGAATTCGGTCATATCATGACCCGCATGCGCAAAAACAGAAAAATAGTAGTTGGGCATTGGCAGACGGAAAGAGTACAACAAAAATTGGGGAATTGGATGCGTGTTGCTTTAGGATGGTATGAATTTCAAAATCTTAAGGTTGCTCGTTTGGGTGATAATATGAGGGAAGTGGCCGTCACCGAAGGAGACAAAGTGGAAGCACAGTATCGCTTTGGTTTCTCAGTGAACGGTTATGATTCTTCGGATGTAATTGCACATATGGAAAAATTGAGCCAAGAAGATATTGATGCCTTGGTACAAGAATATGAAGATTCCTACAAACTAAGCGATAAACTCAAAGTAGGAGGGGAGCAGAGACAGTCATTAGTAGAGGCTGCCAAAATTGAATTGGGACTTCGGTCATTTTTGGAAGAAGGAAATTTTACAGCATTCACGGATACCTTTGAAAACTTAGGTGAACTGAAACAACTTCCTGGTATTGCCACCCAAAGGTTGATGGCTGATGGCTACGGATTTGGTGCTGAAGGAGATTGGAAGACATCGGCATTACTGAGGGCATTGAAGGTGATGGCCTCCGATATGGAGGGAGGAACATCCTTTATGGAAGACTATACGTATCATTTTACACCGGAAAAATCATATGTGATGGGATCTCATATGTTAGAAATCTGTCCATCTATTGCAGATGGTAAACCATCATGTGAAGTGCATCCATTGGGAATAGGAGGTAAGGAAGATCCTGTTCGTTTGGTTTTTAACTCTCCTGCCGGTCCTGCAATCAATGTTTCATTGGTCGATTTGGGCAACCGTTTTAGATTGATCGTGAATGAAGTAGAGGCCGTGGAACCAATGGGAAAATTACCTAATTTGCCAGTGGCAAGGGTACTATGGGATGCGCATCCCAATTTGGAAGTGGCCGCTACGGGATGGATTTTGGCTGGAGGTGCCCATCATACGGTATATACTCAAGCGTTGACGACCGAATTTATAGAGGATTTTGCGGAAATGGCCGGAATTGAATTAGTGGTCATCGATAAGGATACGACGATTAGAAACCTAAAAGACCAATTGAACGCAAATGAAGCATATTTTCATTTGTTTAAAAACAACATGTAA
- a CDS encoding L-ribulose-5-phosphate 4-epimerase: MSSKYQALKQECFEANIALNDLGLVIYTFGNVSAVDRNNGVFAIKPSGVPYEKLKPEDIVILDYDNTIIEGEMRPSSDTKTHAYLYKNWEHIGGIAHTHATYSVAWAQAQMDIPVFGTTHADHLTADIPCAEPMRDDLIAGNYEHNTGIQIIDCFNERGLSSEEVEMVLLGNHGPFAWGKDAAKAVYNSKVLETVAQMAYLTLQINPKAPRLKDALIKKHYERKHGKNAYYGQ, encoded by the coding sequence ATGAGTTCAAAATACCAAGCACTTAAGCAAGAATGTTTTGAGGCCAATATAGCCCTGAACGATTTGGGTTTGGTAATCTATACATTCGGCAATGTAAGTGCGGTGGATAGGAATAATGGTGTTTTTGCCATTAAGCCCAGTGGAGTGCCTTATGAGAAACTGAAACCTGAGGATATTGTAATCTTGGATTACGATAATACTATAATCGAAGGGGAAATGAGACCTTCATCGGACACTAAAACCCACGCCTATTTATATAAGAATTGGGAGCATATTGGTGGTATAGCACATACGCATGCTACATACTCTGTCGCCTGGGCCCAAGCCCAAATGGACATTCCTGTATTTGGGACCACCCATGCGGATCATTTAACCGCTGATATACCCTGTGCGGAACCCATGAGAGACGACCTTATTGCTGGAAATTATGAGCATAATACGGGTATTCAAATAATCGATTGTTTCAATGAACGTGGGCTTTCATCGGAGGAGGTTGAAATGGTCTTGCTAGGAAACCACGGTCCTTTTGCATGGGGCAAGGACGCGGCCAAGGCAGTATATAATAGTAAGGTGTTAGAAACGGTGGCCCAAATGGCTTATCTAACCTTGCAAATTAACCCCAAGGCTCCAAGGCTTAAAGACGCCTTAATCAAAAAACACTACGAACGTAAGCATGGAAAAAATGCCTACTACGGACAATAA
- a CDS encoding ribulokinase produces the protein MKNNYVIGLDYGSDSVRAVLINSQNGDEIASEVCWYSRWKDNKYCNPSINQFRQHPLDHIEGLEKTVKAVMAKSNIDSADVKGICIDTTGSSPVPLDKDGTPLALVEGFTENPNAMMVLWKDHTAIKEAEQINELAVTWGGENFTKYVGGIYSSEWFWAKISHVVKEDPGVKENAYTWMEHCDLMTYLLIENKDLKSFKRSRCAAGHKAMWHESWGGLPPKEFLEKLHPYLADLRDNLYDETYTSNEIAGNLSTEWAEKLGLTTDTVVAVGTFDAHSGAVGAKIDEHALVRVMGTSTCDIMVATDKEIGGNTIKGICGQVEGSVIPGLVGLEAGQSAFGDLLAWFKDVLSWPIDNLVLTSDILSEEQKIELKKEIESDFIKKLSDAAEVIPLSESIPTALDWINGRRTPDADQNLKSAISNLSLGSKAPHIFKALVNAICFGSKKIADRFQEEGVEINSVIGIGGVARKSPFIMQTLANVMNMPIKVAESDQAPALGAAIYAAVASGIYPNVVEASKFMGSDFEAEYFPQENTLDTYSELMESYTDLGDFIENSIKNK, from the coding sequence TTGAAAAATAATTACGTAATTGGATTGGATTATGGCTCAGATTCCGTCAGGGCTGTGCTTATTAATTCTCAAAATGGTGACGAGATAGCATCTGAAGTATGTTGGTATAGTCGGTGGAAGGATAATAAATATTGTAATCCGTCAATAAACCAATTTAGGCAACATCCTCTTGACCATATAGAAGGTTTGGAGAAAACGGTGAAGGCCGTTATGGCTAAAAGCAACATAGATTCAGCCGATGTCAAGGGAATATGTATAGATACGACAGGTTCTTCTCCTGTCCCATTGGATAAAGATGGCACACCATTGGCCTTGGTGGAAGGATTTACCGAGAATCCAAATGCGATGATGGTCCTCTGGAAAGACCATACGGCTATAAAGGAGGCCGAACAAATCAACGAACTTGCTGTTACTTGGGGAGGTGAAAATTTCACAAAGTATGTAGGTGGTATTTACTCTTCGGAGTGGTTTTGGGCCAAAATATCCCATGTTGTAAAAGAGGATCCGGGTGTTAAGGAGAATGCCTATACCTGGATGGAGCATTGCGACCTGATGACTTATTTACTTATCGAGAATAAGGACTTGAAATCATTTAAGCGCAGTCGATGTGCCGCAGGTCATAAGGCGATGTGGCATGAGAGCTGGGGGGGATTACCTCCTAAAGAATTTTTGGAAAAGCTCCACCCATATTTGGCAGATTTAAGGGATAACCTTTATGATGAAACCTATACTTCAAACGAAATTGCCGGTAATCTCAGTACAGAATGGGCAGAAAAATTAGGTCTTACGACGGATACCGTTGTTGCCGTAGGAACTTTTGATGCACATTCCGGTGCTGTAGGAGCCAAAATTGACGAACACGCTTTGGTTCGCGTTATGGGTACTTCTACTTGTGATATCATGGTAGCAACAGACAAAGAAATCGGAGGAAATACCATTAAAGGAATTTGTGGACAAGTAGAAGGTTCCGTAATACCGGGATTGGTCGGCTTAGAAGCCGGACAGTCCGCTTTTGGGGATTTATTGGCATGGTTTAAGGATGTCCTTTCATGGCCCATAGACAATTTGGTTTTGACTTCGGACATTTTATCGGAAGAGCAGAAAATCGAGTTAAAGAAAGAAATAGAAAGCGATTTTATTAAAAAATTATCGGATGCGGCGGAGGTCATACCTTTGTCGGAAAGCATACCAACGGCATTGGACTGGATCAATGGCCGCCGTACCCCGGATGCGGACCAAAACCTTAAAAGTGCTATTTCCAATTTATCTTTAGGGAGTAAGGCTCCACACATTTTTAAAGCTTTGGTGAATGCCATCTGTTTTGGTTCCAAGAAAATTGCCGACCGTTTTCAAGAGGAAGGGGTAGAAATAAACTCGGTAATCGGTATTGGTGGTGTGGCAAGGAAGTCACCTTTTATCATGCAAACGCTTGCGAATGTCATGAATATGCCCATAAAAGTAGCCGAGTCGGACCAAGCACCGGCACTGGGGGCAGCTATTTATGCAGCTGTTGCCTCTGGAATTTATCCGAATGTTGTGGAGGCCAGTAAGTTTATGGGCAGTGATTTTGAAGCTGAATATTTTCCACAAGAAAATACCTTGGATACCTATAGCGAGTTGATGGAATCCTATACCGACTTGGGAGATTTTATCGAAAATTCAATCAAAAATAAATAA